CTCGTGCTGGTaaaacctgcccgcgagggtgcaacaaaatatgatgacggtgattgcatgTCGaacagcgggaagctgagcatccgcgagcgagatggccatcctcttgacaaacaaaacagcgagtcaGACGCCTCACTTCGTAGTATCGTTCCTCAGATCGGTATTGGACAATCTACCtcgcccacttggttagctggtaaTTACGCCGCCAAGAGCCTGGAATTTTAAACGCCGATTAGTAAAatgattgcgcaataggtcaaaagccacatcgtagttcgcgtcagtaatttcaaGAGCTCCCACCGTttccaaggctgactcccgcaggcatgaaatgagtgCCGGTgataaaaaacctcttgacgaggtaaaataacGATGGCGAACCCGCCAtgcccaaaatatctgatatcaattttggtgACAAAAAATGCTATGAATGTATAAAAGATTacacataaaataaataaaatatgcttACCCGGCACGtgcttatatttttattgtcccattattcttattttttcttaaaaaaaaaatatcttgtcagtgtattttttttttcttacgaTTTGGATATTTGATATTAAAGAAAGtgaaaacaatatttaaagaaTCTTTCTAACGAAGTATAACATGTGAAGTTAGGTAAATTGGTTGTAAAGTTATTTGGTTATAAActcgttttttaaatttacgagttttttgaattgtttataataatttaaacgTTGCTTAAATTTTAGTAACAAGCATACTcaaattttttaatcattttaaaagaaaaaataaggcTAACACGGACTTGACAAACTTTTAAATTtgcgaaattttttaaaaatcgaTTTTCCTTTTGAAATGTCGGTTTGGGATGCTTGAGGTTCCAATCGTCACATATTTTGGAGCAGAATctatgtttataaaaattttgcctGGTGACACCAATGTCCCCACTATCTCCAATTTGGTGAATCAAAAGTGTTTGACATTTACGCAAATTTCTCCCAAGCCATAAAACATTTGGCAAATGTTTGGGTAAAATTCATCTATTGTAAGCAAACACCTTTAATTTGCTATATTACTCACGAAAATTTCTCCCAAGCCAAACAACTTTTGGCAAATGTTTGGATAAAATGCATCTATTGTAAGCAAtacctttattttatattatatactcATTATATTACTATATTACTCATTCCGATTCAACGCAcatagaaaatttttaattctacGGCTATTTATAGTGTCTTCACGAGCTAGCTACAAGCTAAGGCATGCGTGTCGCAATACGTGTGATATCCCAACAGAAGTAAGTATTTTTCAAGCAGCGCTTAAAAGTAAGCTTGAGGTAGGATTTTATTATACATAATGGCAATTTGGGCATTGGCATACATGTGTTCTTCATGTGGTCCTCCTTGTCCTGCTCGTCGCTGCTGGAGGAATTTCATCCTCTGTCCGCTCctcttgtttttcttgcttcttcttctcctATCGTGCCCTGCACTTAACTGTGCTGAGCGGGCAGGGTCCTATAAGGCCTCATGCAGGCTTGGTGCATCCCTTTGGTCGATAGGAACCCCAAAACTCCAAAACCAGCACTGCTCAtcagtttttgtttcattATAGACTTCTCATCGGAGGAATCCAACCCCGACCAGGCTGAGATCATAAAGCGCCCctagcaaagaaaaaaaaaggtgcagacgcaacagagcaacagatccttcgcagaGGTTActaagggcaggaccatcattggggtcgttgacatcggctccaaagatggcctgattcccaaggagctttggcggagggtggtgaacgtgctgcatgggcgcttcatggaggagatgctcaagaacggaggacctccaccggactgcgaaaacgcagggtggtaccaaggtagcatcaaggtgatagcgtgccaagatgcgaggtctgtaagcctctacaagcgcatgattgcatcgcttggagaggtttacccaggagccagtctggaggcggtggactgggacaagatccccagcaaaccgagggcccgcgtatggctgacagagaagccggcggactctgctaccatactggccatgctcaaaatgtgcaatcccacactccctatggcggactggagagtcgccaaggtggaggaagcagtgggactaagaaggcaggtcgttctcactctaaatgaggagactgctaggatcctggagggtgctggtagccgtattaagtacgggttcgagcatcgacttggagacagacgcacaggagctagacttgggggaaccgaccgaagaggtccgcccagatggaatgtcagatgtggaggaggacattctgaaagggtacacctcagaggagagtgacttggcaagggctcttgggGGCGTCAGCATGGAGGAGGATTcactgctaggctccgacaccaaggctgaggttactgtggtggaaaatctaaaggatgtctctgacattcctgcagataaatctccatcacagtaaggtggcatccgccgccctcctgctccatctcgcagagagtggagctgacgtggccctcgtccaagaaccctggatccatggagacaggattctcggtttgggggcgtcggatttcaggctgtacacagccgatgtaacaggtaaaaagcgagcatgcattctcccaaaaaagagccttaacattttcttgctaccaaatttcagcaatgaagatcatgtagccgcatcgatagaaggccaaggcggccatctaagaatatgctcggcgtatatgggtcatgaccaaaCAGGACCCCCACCGCACTTGCTACTTAGGCGGCtagtggaagacagcgagaAGAGGAAAATCGACAtactaataggatgcgatgccaacgctcattatagtcagtggggaagcacggacacaaatgagaggggtgagtcaatcttcgattttatcctcagctctaagcttctagtgggtaacagaggttcagaacccaccttcgtcgtcaagaacaggagagaggttcttgacattacactattctcgcactccctggctgatgcaatcaccagctggagagtcctagacaaacactccttttcagaccaccgctacattgaggtagccgtaaattttgaaaacgtcaccaagcaagcagttcgaaacCCTAGGAAGgaaaactgggagctctataaaaaaatactcgATAGATCCCTAGGTGAACCACCTTCAGAGACTATCGAGACCTacgaggggctcaacgccatggtaggaAAGCTTACTGCGACAAGCGCAAAAGCACACCATagggcctgccccaagaaaagattagatagcagcagatcgaagaagcctccatgGTGTACCTCGTCGCTagcccccttcaagaaaaatgcccgtagggcctttaaccacgcgtaccgtaccaacacagacgacgAGCGGgaggcctataaagctgaactcaggcaatttctgcaccaatatccaggagacatcagaggccgcccgcctaaaaaagattctctctactacagcccccatcgtaggttatattaagaacacggatgggcggtggacaacctcaagccaggaatccctggagacccttgtcaacgcacacttcccgggttgctcatcggaagaaacaacccagaggatgcgtagccagggcaATCAGGGCTTACTCAACTACTTACTTActgacagaaatcttaagtGGGTAATAGAAagctttaaacccttcaaatctccgggcccagacggtattataccggctcagttatccagggccggtattaacctaaggaaatggatcaagaaaatcttcagcacagtcttcactactggtatggtaccaaaggcgtggctgtgcacgaaggttgtattcatacccaaggcgggcaaaccatctcactgcacccctaaggacttcagacctataagtctttcatccttcctccttaagactatggaaagactcttgagtctccatctccaactaACCATTAACCCAAgggacatctcatgctctcagcatgcttacaaaaggggccgatcaacagaaacagccctgcacgaaatcactatgatcgccgagcgagcgatcaactttaaggaatacgcacttgttgcttttttagacatagaaggggccttcaacaacatcttgccgtgctcaatcattgatgcactgacgggacttggaatagacgaccgatcaattgacctaatacggcagatcctggtcaacaggagtgtcgaggctactcttggaggttcgactattcgaagatacgccaagaggggcaccccacaaggaggtgtactctcaccactactctggaacgtagcggttaacagcctactgcgatccttagagggtggcggatgtaagatcattgcgtacgcggacgatgttgctattgccttcgtggggaaattcccacagacgctatgcgacctaatgacagggaagctcgaagttctgtcggcctgggcgcaaaagaacgggctgggagtcaatccgtccaagacagagctcgtgctgttcaccaggaagtacaaaataccgaATCTAAGGCATCCGAAACTTCTAGGGGAATCACTAGTTCTtggtgatagtgcgaagtacctaggcatcactCTAGACAgaaaactggactggaagctgaacaccgcagataggactaagaaagcggcaatagcactctatacctgccgcaaggtgGAAgtcctgaaatggggaatgtcccccaagatagtcagatggttatacacagcgatcatcagactaatcttattctatggagttgtggtctggtggccagcCTTGGACAACTCCTTATGCAGGGAGaggttcaggaagacgcagcgtatctatggagcaagaatagttttggtcataccagactgaacctacatcacttcatgcctgaggggggcacGGACAACTGCGTGCCCATCGACCAACTCACCAATAATTACAGAATcatcatcccctcgagggaggaatgggacgcccggacaccgggaccggagggctccattcatatctacacagatggataaaaaattaacggccaggtgggaggcgacTACTTTTGTGAAcatttgagcctaaaggagtccttcagactccctgaccactgcagtgttttccaggctgaagtagtagctattagggaagcactggaatccccagcactAAGGGGCAATTGGGATACAATATGCATCTTCTCAGACAGTCAAGCAGCCCTCAAGCCACTGGACGGATTctcgtccaactccaggacagtcaatgactgtcgcagatctctcaacgagatgggtaaacagcatgacatctacctcatttgggttcccggtcacagggatcacgagggaaactgcgctgcagacgaactagctagggcagggactacataccctctcctaccggataAAGAACtagtaggcatacccttggctacttgcaggctaaagtgcagggagtttttttgacctggcagccaataggaaatggagaaaCCTCCAGACCTGTGGAACCTCtcgtctgatctggccgacacgctctcagaaaagatcagcgagacttattgctctcaccagaccagactgcagcctagcgattggggcaataactgggcactggctgataggtgaacacgcggccaggcttgcagtccccgacaatgattattgcaggagctgcagggatgaagagaaGGTGGAATCGGTCACGCACCTCCtttgccactgcccggcacttggtcgcagcagactcaaacacAGTCTTGGCATACATGCATCCTtgtagacaggaaggggggggtAACACTtaggtgaaacccttgccccagcggtaacacaaggagccccagcggctcaagtggaagcgggggGGGATCACCGccttaacctaacctaacctagacttctcatttcatacaacgaaaatttCTTGCGATAGGCCCTCGGATGCCCCAGACAGAATCTTACTCTTATTCGTACGAtcatttttacgctcataatctcattgaacttttttggttgttcagtccCTGTTGATTGTCTATCAATAATTGTTCACACTGCAATCCACGAACGGCCACACTCGCCTCATTTAAATGGTCACACTGAAAAATGCCTTAATTATCTATTCTGTTTGAAAACTGGGCCCACTGAATTTATCTGTAACTGTTCTTTCCTTAtgtacttaaaaaataatgttctAGAAGCGTCTGTGGCAAGTTAGCTgcgtttttagtttttgcttTGCCTTTGGTTGTGACAGATGGCGAAGTCGAGTGATTGCACCAgcaattaatttcaataaatatccATGTTAATCATCATCATGGGATTGATCCTTCAGAGCCAGATACGTTATTGTTAGTAACTAAAAGTAAAGTACCATTGCGATGGAACAACTCAAACGGATAAAGGGAGTGAGGGGCCGTCTCAAATCCAGCCTCACCAAACTGCTATACACAGCagaaaactcttccgcatcaaTCGGCGTTGACGTGGAGGTACTGCTAGTCAGGCCCGACAAAGTTTGGAATGATTTCGAACTTGCCGGAGATGATCTGAGCGTGCTTGACGTCGAGGGCTGGGTTGATCCTGCGGATGACTACGGCATGTATGAGGCGAAGTACCTAAAAGCCCGTGCGCTTTTATTTTCCCTCAAGCGCTCACAGAAGccgacaacaccaacaacaaagaGACATGCAAAAGGAGACTCAATAGCTAACAACGACGCTATTTCTCGCTtagtgcagcaacaacaagagttCTTCGAACGCCTCGAAGCAACTTTAACACCAACCCAGGCTGAAGCCGCGGCTCCAGTAAGGGAGACAGAATTACCGAAAATTCACATAAAACCGTTTGGTGGCTTTTACAAGGTATGGCCAGCCTTCAAAGCACTGTATATAAGCACTGTACATAGCAAGCAACAGAAATACCACTATCTAAAATCGTTTCTCATAGATGAGGCTGCAAGTTTGGTACGCCACTTGCCGATTTCTGAGACCGCATATGACAACGCTTGGGAGCGCCTCAATGCGAGATACGATCGACCACGTCAAATTATTCACAACCTGTTGGACATCTTTATACATAATACATAACATAATTGACCAGGTATCCCTGGAgagttttttccaaatttgtttaaatttctattttttaaataacaaattagccgatttttttcctcaaaaatcAAGTTTTTTACTTCAAAGTgttcccaaaaatttaaaaatcggaTCTTCTAAAAACCCTCCCAGGGTTACCTGGGAAAAATGTCTATCTAACGATAgaactttaattttttgatttcagataATCTACAACCGATATATGAGGGGCACCGCAATGCAACTTTTTTTCGAGGAGCCTGCTAATAATGGTCGCCATTGCCGtagttcttattatttttttctgaaaattttacaaaacattcTTCAAATGTTGTACTTCAatctaaaaatagtttaaataaatagatgtttaccagatcctcaaaaaaaaaacatgataATGTGTCTTTTTTTGCTCGCTCAGACCCTAACCCCCCCTTAAATTCACTAAGAGTCGATGAGTTCTTCAAGTTCCTGGAAGCACGATGTGAAGAATTTGAGCTATGTCAAAGCGATCCTGTACCGAGACAGGATGGTAACAACAAGAAGTCAAGCAGAGCCATGGTAACTGCTGCGCTGACAAAATGCGTAAATTGTAATGCGGAATGTCTAAGTGTCCTCAATTCATTGGTTTGTCTATCGATCAACgccatttttttgtaaagcACAAATCGCTCTGTTCTAACTGTCTCAAACCTGGTCACAAGTCATCAAACTATAGCTCAAAGTGCAACTGTCAGCAGTGTGGCAGCAGAcaccacacactcatacacacgcATGCTATGCAGACCAACGAGGGTCAAATCACAACCACGTCTTCAAGCGATCGCAAGGATCCAGACACAACATCGGTGACTGCGAGTCACATGTCACAGGCACTACTCACGCCAACCCTGTTGCCACATGGGCAAGTAGGACGAACATGCACATTGCCGACTGCATTGGTACACATCCGCAACTCTCAAGGTACATACACAAACTGCATATGTAAACATATGTATCGGAACGctgtattaaggcttagtcGGGTTCCTGGCCGAATTCTCATTTCCGGCATTTCTTCAATCAAGGCTGTACCACGAGGGGAGTCAGCACACTCACAAGTCTCAAGTTTCTGATCACTCGCTACAAGTAAAAGGTCATATTCTAGGAAAAATCATATCTACGCTGGCAAGGGACAACATCGATGCATCTGCGCTTGAGATCTTCAATGGGATTCCGCTTGCAGACACTGAATTC
The window above is part of the Drosophila ananassae strain 14024-0371.13 chromosome 4 unlocalized genomic scaffold, ASM1763931v2 tig00000054, whole genome shotgun sequence genome. Proteins encoded here:
- the LOC116655101 gene encoding uncharacterized protein LOC116655101, translated to MEQLKRIKGVRGRLKSSLTKLLYTAENSSASIGVDVEVLLVRPDKVWNDFELAGDDLSVLDVEGWVDPADDYGMYEAKYLKARALLFSLKRSQKPTTPTTKRHAKGDSIANNDAISRLVQQQQEFFERLEATLTPTQAEAAAPVRETELPKIHIKPFGGFYKIIYNRYMRGTAMQLFFEEPANNGRHCRSSYYFFLKILQNILQMLYFNLKIV